The following are encoded in a window of Paraburkholderia sp. HP33-1 genomic DNA:
- a CDS encoding arylesterase has translation MVKRRLKVRATMMAAALVFLPLQAHAANAPEPAKPVIVVLGDSISAEYGLPRDTGWVALMRQRLAEERIDYSVANASISGDTTSGGRARLPALMERLKPSIVIVELGANDALRGVPLSTTEDNLRTIIEQAQQGHAKVVLVGMYVPPNYGPDYTQKFHGLYGELSKEFHLPLVPFLLAGIVDKPDMFQADQLHPTQQAQPALLNNVWPAVKPLLRTSSPH, from the coding sequence ATGGTGAAGCGTAGGTTGAAAGTGCGCGCCACCATGATGGCCGCCGCGCTGGTTTTCTTACCGTTGCAGGCTCACGCTGCGAATGCGCCAGAACCCGCGAAGCCGGTAATCGTCGTGCTAGGCGACAGCATTTCCGCCGAGTACGGCCTGCCCCGCGATACGGGCTGGGTCGCGTTGATGCGTCAGCGTCTGGCCGAAGAGCGCATCGATTATAGCGTCGCCAATGCAAGCATCAGCGGCGACACAACGAGCGGCGGACGCGCGCGCCTGCCTGCGCTGATGGAACGGCTCAAGCCGAGCATCGTGATCGTCGAGCTTGGCGCCAACGACGCATTGCGCGGCGTGCCGCTCTCCACGACCGAGGACAACCTGCGCACGATCATCGAACAGGCGCAGCAGGGTCACGCGAAGGTCGTGCTCGTCGGCATGTATGTGCCGCCTAATTACGGCCCTGACTACACGCAAAAGTTCCATGGCCTGTACGGCGAGCTATCGAAGGAGTTCCATCTGCCGCTCGTGCCGTTTTTGCTCGCCGGCATCGTGGATAAGCCTGACATGTTCCAGGCCGATCAGCTCCACCCTACCCAGCAGGCACAGCCCGCGCTGCTGAACAACGTATGGCCCGCGGTCAAACCACTCCTTCGCACAAGTTCTCCGCACTGA
- a CDS encoding ABC transporter ATP-binding protein: protein MPNRTDPVIEVRGLCKRVKDATGELTILDDIDLAIDAGSSVAIVGASGSGKSTLLGLLAGLDSASAGSVRLLGRELGELDEDGRAALRSGAVGFVFQSFQLMPHLTALENVSLPLELQGGIGTREAAARARELLEEVGLGKRTGHYPKLLSGGEQQRVALARAFVTRPAILFADEPTGSLDAATGHAVIDLMFEMNRAHGATLVLVTHDIELARRCDTTVTIEAGRLA from the coding sequence ATGCCAAACAGAACTGATCCAGTCATTGAAGTGCGGGGCTTGTGCAAGAGGGTTAAGGATGCGACGGGCGAACTGACGATCCTCGACGACATCGATCTTGCCATCGATGCGGGCAGCAGCGTGGCGATCGTCGGTGCATCCGGGTCGGGCAAGTCTACGCTGCTCGGCTTGCTCGCGGGATTGGACAGCGCGAGCGCGGGCTCGGTTCGGCTGCTCGGCCGCGAACTCGGCGAGCTCGACGAAGACGGGCGCGCCGCGTTGCGCAGCGGGGCGGTCGGTTTCGTGTTCCAGTCGTTTCAATTGATGCCGCATCTGACCGCACTCGAAAACGTCTCGTTGCCGCTCGAGCTGCAAGGCGGCATCGGCACCCGCGAAGCCGCCGCGCGTGCGCGCGAGCTGCTCGAAGAGGTCGGGCTCGGCAAGCGCACCGGTCACTATCCGAAACTGTTGTCGGGCGGCGAGCAGCAGCGCGTCGCGCTCGCGCGCGCGTTCGTCACGCGCCCGGCGATCCTGTTCGCCGACGAACCTACCGGCAGTCTCGACGCGGCCACCGGCCATGCGGTGATCGATCTGATGTTCGAGATGAATCGCGCGCATGGCGCGACGCTCGTGCTCGTTACGCACGACATCGAACTCGCGCGCCGTTGCGATACGACGGTCACGATCGAAGCGGGGCGGCTCGCTTGA
- the pgi gene encoding glucose-6-phosphate isomerase: MTQNSLPSWSSLQTHYDTIRDAHLRDWFAPENDPAPTRAERFTFAGGGLAADFSKHRITDETLQLLVQLAREAGVEKRRDAMFAGEVVNPTEGRAALHTALRATDPNAPFFAQVQAERKKMAAFAEQVRSGAWTGYTGKRIRHVVNIGIGGSDLGPKMVVHALHHLATPEISSHFVSNVDGADLYNVMQQIDPEETLAIIVSKTFTTLETMTNARSLRDWFIQKGCPENALAKHFVGVSANPVEVVKFGIAKENVFEMWDWVGGRYSLWSAVGLSIMLAVGPQQFNELLAGANEMDQHFRTAPLEKNLPVLLGMIGIWYRNFFGSQSYLVAPYSQALHFLPSYLQQLEMESNGKSARLDGVMVDYATSAVTWGEPGTNGQHAFFQMLHQGPTIVPIDFIAVLTPEHPLASHHPKLLANCFAQSEALMLGRTLEEAKKVAGPDKPELAPHLTFPGNRPTATLLLDALTARTLGALIALYEHKVLVQASVWSINPFDQWGVELGKILGKVVEADLGAQSADVKKHDSSTSTLIARARAALKR; the protein is encoded by the coding sequence ATGACCCAGAACTCGCTCCCCTCCTGGTCCTCGCTGCAGACGCATTACGACACGATTCGCGATGCGCATCTGCGCGACTGGTTCGCCCCCGAGAACGATCCCGCTCCCACGCGCGCTGAACGCTTCACGTTCGCGGGCGGCGGTCTCGCCGCTGATTTCTCGAAGCACCGCATCACCGACGAAACCTTGCAGCTGCTCGTGCAACTCGCGCGCGAAGCCGGCGTCGAGAAACGCCGCGACGCGATGTTCGCGGGCGAGGTCGTCAATCCGACCGAAGGCCGCGCCGCGTTGCACACCGCATTGCGCGCAACTGACCCTAACGCGCCCTTCTTCGCGCAAGTGCAGGCCGAGCGCAAGAAAATGGCCGCGTTCGCCGAGCAGGTCCGCAGCGGCGCGTGGACCGGCTACACCGGCAAACGGATTCGTCATGTCGTGAACATCGGCATCGGCGGCTCGGATCTCGGGCCAAAGATGGTCGTGCACGCCCTGCATCATCTCGCGACGCCGGAGATCTCGTCGCATTTCGTGTCGAACGTCGACGGCGCCGATCTGTACAACGTGATGCAGCAGATCGATCCCGAAGAAACGCTCGCGATCATCGTGTCGAAGACCTTCACGACGCTGGAAACGATGACCAACGCGCGCTCGTTGCGCGACTGGTTCATCCAGAAGGGCTGCCCCGAAAACGCGCTGGCGAAGCACTTCGTGGGTGTGTCTGCGAATCCGGTCGAAGTCGTAAAGTTCGGGATCGCGAAGGAGAACGTGTTCGAGATGTGGGACTGGGTCGGCGGCCGCTATTCGCTGTGGTCGGCAGTCGGTCTATCGATCATGCTCGCGGTCGGCCCGCAGCAGTTCAACGAACTGCTCGCCGGCGCCAACGAGATGGACCAGCATTTCCGCACCGCGCCGCTCGAAAAGAACCTGCCGGTGCTGCTCGGCATGATCGGCATCTGGTATCGCAACTTCTTCGGCTCGCAGAGCTACCTGGTCGCGCCGTACTCGCAGGCGTTGCATTTTCTGCCGTCGTATCTGCAGCAGCTCGAAATGGAGAGCAACGGTAAATCCGCGCGTCTCGACGGCGTGATGGTCGACTATGCGACTTCCGCGGTCACGTGGGGCGAACCGGGCACGAACGGCCAGCACGCGTTCTTCCAGATGCTGCACCAGGGCCCGACGATCGTGCCGATCGATTTCATCGCGGTGCTGACGCCCGAGCATCCGCTAGCGAGCCATCACCCGAAGCTGCTCGCGAACTGCTTCGCGCAAAGCGAAGCGCTGATGCTGGGTCGCACGCTTGAAGAAGCGAAGAAAGTGGCCGGCCCCGACAAACCGGAGCTCGCGCCGCACCTCACGTTCCCCGGCAACCGGCCGACCGCGACGCTGCTGCTCGACGCGCTGACCGCGCGTACGCTCGGCGCGCTGATCGCGCTTTACGAGCATAAGGTGCTGGTGCAGGCGTCGGTGTGGAGCATCAACCCGTTCGATCAGTGGGGCGTCGAGCTCGGCAAGATCCTCGGCAAGGTCGTCGAAGCTGATCTGGGTGCGCAGAGTGCCGACGTGAAGAAGCACGACTCGTCGACGTCGACGCTGATCGCACGGGCACGGGCTGCGCTGAAGCGCTGA
- a CDS encoding SurA N-terminal domain-containing protein yields the protein MLDFFRNHQRLMMFMLILVILPGLGFVGIQGFRGFFDESANVASVNGHKITRVEYDDAVRQQIDRGRQMLGAQFDMKSFDTPERRQQMLDGMIEQRVLADETQRQHLTASDDAVRRTLMSDPVISSLKNPDGSIDLDRYKQLLAMQGMTPDQYDERVRYNLAMQQLPASIEASAFTSKTLAQHLTELAQQQREVQGIAFHPHDYAAKVQPTDAQLQAYYDAHRNDFATPATATIQYLVMSQATLSASVQPTDADQKKYYDDNIAHFRTEAEVRASHILIAAPKDASAADKAKAKQKAEELLAQVKAHPDQFAQIAQQNSQDPGSAPKGGDLGYFGRGMIAGGPAFDDAVFELKKGEISGIVQTDFGFHIVKVTDVKPAVTKSFDEVKDQIARELKTQLAAKAFTDSSEGFTSIVYEKAKSLQPAADKFKLQIQTATVTPQPDPKLAPDSPLNNPKFLAAVFANDSVSAHNNTQAIDVGNNTLIAARVSDYKPAAVPTFEAVKDAVRQKVIAEQSNEAAHKDGIAKLAEFEKSRSITGFSSPLKVSRNDAQGVPPAALSAIYKVDAQKLPAYVGVDLGDDGYAIYRVNQIVPPAATDAQHLAAAQQQIAQVDAQSQAEAYLKALRERSSVKFYGSLDSAAQAADQ from the coding sequence ATGCTCGATTTTTTCCGCAATCACCAACGCCTGATGATGTTCATGCTCATCCTCGTCATTTTGCCGGGGTTGGGTTTCGTGGGTATTCAGGGCTTCCGCGGCTTCTTTGACGAAAGCGCAAACGTCGCGAGTGTCAACGGTCACAAGATCACCCGCGTCGAGTACGACGACGCGGTGCGTCAGCAGATCGATCGCGGCCGTCAGATGCTCGGCGCGCAGTTCGACATGAAGTCGTTCGACACACCGGAGCGCCGTCAGCAGATGCTCGACGGCATGATCGAGCAGCGTGTGCTCGCGGACGAAACGCAGCGTCAGCATCTGACCGCATCGGACGACGCGGTGCGCCGCACGCTGATGTCCGATCCGGTGATCTCGTCGCTGAAAAATCCCGACGGTTCGATCGACCTCGACCGCTACAAGCAGTTGCTCGCGATGCAAGGCATGACACCCGATCAGTACGACGAGCGGGTGCGCTACAACCTCGCGATGCAACAGCTGCCCGCGAGCATCGAAGCGAGTGCGTTCACGTCGAAGACGCTCGCGCAACACCTCACCGAGCTCGCCCAGCAGCAGCGTGAAGTGCAGGGCATCGCGTTCCATCCGCACGACTACGCGGCGAAGGTCCAGCCGACCGACGCGCAACTGCAAGCGTACTACGACGCGCATCGCAACGATTTCGCGACGCCCGCGACCGCGACGATCCAGTACCTGGTGATGTCGCAGGCCACGTTGAGCGCCTCGGTGCAGCCGACCGACGCAGACCAGAAGAAGTACTACGACGACAACATCGCGCACTTCCGCACCGAAGCCGAAGTGCGCGCGAGCCACATCCTGATCGCGGCACCGAAGGACGCGAGCGCGGCTGACAAGGCCAAGGCGAAGCAGAAGGCCGAGGAGTTGCTCGCGCAGGTCAAGGCGCATCCGGACCAGTTCGCGCAGATCGCGCAGCAGAACTCGCAGGATCCGGGTTCCGCACCGAAGGGGGGCGATCTCGGCTACTTCGGCCGCGGCATGATCGCGGGCGGCCCGGCGTTTGACGACGCGGTATTCGAGCTGAAGAAGGGCGAAATCAGCGGCATCGTGCAGACCGACTTCGGTTTCCACATCGTCAAGGTCACGGACGTGAAGCCGGCGGTCACGAAGTCGTTCGACGAAGTCAAAGACCAGATCGCCAGGGAGCTGAAGACGCAACTGGCGGCCAAGGCGTTTACCGACAGCTCGGAAGGCTTCACGTCGATCGTCTATGAAAAGGCCAAGAGCCTGCAGCCGGCCGCGGACAAGTTCAAGCTGCAGATCCAGACCGCGACGGTCACGCCGCAGCCGGATCCGAAGCTGGCACCCGACAGCCCGCTGAACAACCCGAAGTTTCTCGCGGCCGTATTCGCGAACGACTCGGTGTCGGCGCATAACAATACGCAGGCCATCGACGTCGGCAACAACACGCTGATCGCCGCACGCGTCAGCGACTACAAGCCCGCTGCCGTGCCCACATTCGAGGCGGTGAAAGACGCGGTGCGTCAGAAGGTGATCGCCGAGCAGTCGAACGAGGCCGCGCACAAGGACGGCATCGCGAAGCTGGCCGAGTTCGAGAAGTCGAGGTCGATCACGGGTTTCTCGTCGCCGCTGAAAGTGTCGCGCAATGATGCGCAAGGCGTGCCGCCTGCCGCACTGAGTGCAATCTACAAGGTCGATGCGCAAAAACTGCCGGCGTACGTCGGTGTCGATCTCGGCGACGACGGCTACGCAATCTATCGCGTGAACCAGATCGTGCCGCCCGCGGCCACCGATGCGCAGCATCTCGCCGCCGCGCAGCAGCAGATTGCGCAGGTGGACGCGCAGTCGCAGGCCGAAGCCTATCTGAAGGCGCTGCGCGAGCGCTCGAGCGTGAAGTTCTACGGTTCGCTCGATAGCGCTGCGCAGGCGGCCGACCAGTAA
- a CDS encoding FAD-dependent oxidoreductase, whose amino-acid sequence MDVIVIGGGIAGVATAYHLRAAGHRVCVVERHATVAQGATYGQGGNVLPTPLDVWFGPTFMASRHNAKNGVISKTGFNGAARQFVKQLGQLQEPEAFARQYGLLRPLIESSRDAMADVEARFGLEFEQASGLLYLVRAAQEWELSASALDLLGQFEVPHHVLSPAECAAFEHAVPTDPEFAGGVLFEHERTANCPLFTKLVKQVLDTLGGVQFMQNSEVSGIRLESQRAAVELAPRDNAPRSREIDVVQADAVVVAAGHGSLALLERVGLRLPLHPLRLHTLVAPIAHEECAPHVAIVDAVKRIGISRMNHRLRIAGGAVLQSASQIDKPLGEALTKEALALLGQATHDWIPGAARISAALPWEGVKLLSPDGLPVIGNALHPRLFVNVGHGPAGWGLACGAGKLVAELMSGQTPTLPQDTLAALRPERFQ is encoded by the coding sequence ATGGATGTCATCGTCATTGGCGGCGGGATAGCGGGCGTCGCCACCGCTTATCACCTGCGCGCGGCCGGCCACCGGGTATGCGTCGTCGAGCGTCACGCGACTGTCGCGCAAGGCGCCACGTACGGGCAAGGCGGCAACGTGCTGCCGACGCCGCTCGACGTCTGGTTCGGCCCGACCTTCATGGCGAGCCGCCACAACGCAAAAAATGGCGTAATCAGCAAGACCGGATTCAACGGCGCCGCGCGGCAGTTCGTCAAGCAGCTCGGACAATTGCAGGAACCCGAGGCGTTCGCGCGGCAGTACGGGTTGCTGCGGCCGCTGATCGAGTCTTCGCGCGACGCAATGGCCGACGTCGAAGCCCGCTTCGGTCTCGAATTCGAACAGGCGAGCGGGTTGCTGTACCTCGTGCGCGCCGCTCAAGAATGGGAGCTCAGCGCGTCCGCACTCGATCTGCTGGGCCAGTTCGAGGTGCCACATCACGTGCTGAGCCCGGCCGAATGCGCGGCGTTCGAGCATGCGGTGCCCACCGATCCGGAATTCGCCGGCGGCGTGCTGTTCGAACACGAGCGCACCGCGAACTGCCCGCTCTTCACGAAGCTCGTCAAGCAGGTGCTCGATACGCTCGGTGGCGTGCAGTTCATGCAGAACTCCGAGGTGAGCGGCATTCGTCTCGAAAGCCAGCGCGCGGCGGTCGAACTGGCGCCACGCGACAACGCACCGCGCTCGCGCGAAATCGACGTGGTCCAGGCTGACGCGGTCGTGGTCGCCGCCGGTCACGGCAGCCTCGCGCTGCTCGAGCGCGTGGGGCTCAGGCTGCCGCTGCATCCGCTGCGGTTGCATACGCTGGTCGCGCCGATCGCGCACGAGGAATGCGCGCCGCACGTCGCAATCGTCGATGCGGTCAAGCGCATCGGCATCAGCCGTATGAACCATCGGCTGCGGATCGCGGGCGGCGCGGTGCTGCAAAGCGCCAGCCAGATCGACAAGCCGCTCGGTGAAGCGCTGACCAAAGAGGCGCTCGCGCTGCTGGGCCAGGCGACGCATGACTGGATTCCCGGCGCCGCGCGCATCTCGGCGGCGCTGCCGTGGGAAGGCGTGAAGTTGCTGTCGCCCGATGGCTTGCCGGTGATCGGCAACGCGCTGCATCCGCGGCTGTTCGTCAATGTTGGGCACGGCCCGGCCGGCTGGGGTCTCGCGTGCGGCGCGGGCAAGCTCGTTGCCGAGCTGATGTCGGGACAGACGCCGACGCTGCCGCAGGACACGCTCGCAGCCTTGCGGCCGGAGCGGTTTCAGTAA
- a CDS encoding NAD(P)H-hydrate dehydratase, whose protein sequence is MTDADNSLPILFDPLTDSPPRALPLLTLTDLRIAESQAAAALPEHTLMARAGHAAARWLLQRIAADTSVPNSQQRVWLIAGPGNNGGDALVVATELHKAGIAVAVCMPVEVKPADARWALDAARAAGVPIDTAPPASLDGYGWLVDGMFGIGLARPLDGVFAALARELSQRTQVRPAQGAVLALDVPSGLDSDTGAVIGGNGAAAVHATHTVTFIGAKPGLFTAQGRDLAGRVTVAPIGLAAGINGDGGRDAATSTGANVIQLSAPDLFGPFMPPRDFATNKGTFGSLAVVGGDTGMCGAPILAARAALYTGAGKVHVALLGEGAPPYDPPHPELMLHPIDTLPLHAMDALAIGCGMGHGERAAHVLHDVLQLDVPKLFDADALNLIAKDPALAAEVAARGVQGDPCILTPHPLEAARLLGSDAASVQRDRLAAARALAARFACVVVLKGVGTIIAAPDGRLALNPTGNAALATGGTGDVLGGIIGALLAQHLPRFEAALAGVYLHGLAADTLSAQGHGPAGLTAGELAPMVRTLLNRLFYPTTVA, encoded by the coding sequence ATGACAGACGCAGACAACTCGCTGCCCATCCTTTTCGATCCGCTGACCGACTCGCCGCCGCGCGCGCTGCCGCTGCTGACGCTGACGGACTTGCGGATCGCCGAATCCCAGGCCGCCGCGGCCCTGCCCGAGCACACGCTGATGGCGCGCGCCGGCCACGCGGCCGCGCGCTGGCTGCTCCAACGAATTGCCGCAGATACGTCGGTGCCGAATTCGCAGCAGCGCGTATGGCTGATCGCCGGTCCGGGCAACAACGGCGGCGACGCGCTGGTCGTCGCGACGGAACTGCACAAGGCCGGCATTGCCGTCGCAGTCTGCATGCCGGTTGAAGTGAAGCCCGCCGACGCGCGCTGGGCGCTCGACGCCGCGCGCGCCGCGGGCGTGCCGATCGACACGGCACCGCCCGCCTCGCTCGACGGCTACGGCTGGCTCGTGGACGGCATGTTCGGCATCGGCCTCGCGCGGCCGCTCGATGGCGTGTTCGCGGCGCTCGCGCGGGAGCTGTCGCAGCGCACGCAAGTACGCCCGGCCCAAGGCGCCGTGCTCGCGCTCGATGTGCCGAGCGGGCTCGACAGCGACACTGGCGCGGTGATCGGCGGCAACGGCGCGGCGGCGGTCCACGCAACGCACACGGTCACATTCATCGGCGCAAAGCCGGGGCTTTTCACCGCGCAGGGCCGCGACCTCGCCGGCCGGGTGACGGTCGCACCGATCGGGCTCGCGGCAGGGATCAACGGCGACGGCGGCCGGGATGCCGCCACGAGCACCGGCGCCAACGTGATCCAGCTCAGCGCCCCCGATCTGTTCGGCCCCTTCATGCCTCCACGCGACTTCGCGACCAACAAGGGCACCTTCGGCAGCCTCGCGGTGGTCGGCGGCGACACCGGCATGTGCGGGGCGCCGATCCTCGCGGCGCGCGCGGCGCTCTACACGGGCGCGGGCAAGGTCCACGTCGCGCTGCTTGGCGAAGGCGCCCCGCCCTACGATCCACCGCACCCCGAACTGATGCTGCATCCCATTGACACGCTGCCGCTCCACGCGATGGACGCACTTGCGATCGGCTGCGGCATGGGGCATGGTGAACGCGCGGCGCACGTGCTGCACGACGTGCTGCAACTCGACGTGCCGAAGCTGTTCGACGCCGACGCGCTGAACCTGATCGCGAAAGATCCCGCGCTCGCTGCAGAGGTCGCCGCGCGCGGCGTGCAAGGCGATCCGTGCATCCTGACGCCGCATCCGCTCGAAGCAGCGCGTCTGCTCGGCAGCGATGCGGCGAGCGTGCAGCGCGACCGGCTCGCGGCCGCGCGCGCGCTCGCGGCGCGCTTTGCGTGCGTCGTCGTGCTGAAGGGCGTCGGCACGATCATTGCCGCGCCCGATGGCCGCCTCGCACTGAACCCGACCGGCAACGCCGCGCTCGCGACAGGCGGGACCGGCGACGTGCTCGGCGGCATCATCGGCGCGCTGCTCGCGCAGCATTTGCCGCGCTTTGAGGCTGCGCTCGCGGGCGTCTACCTGCACGGCCTCGCCGCCGATACGTTGAGCGCGCAAGGCCACGGCCCTGCGGGTCTGACGGCGGGCGAGCTGGCGCCGATGGTGCGGACCTTGTTGAACCGGCTGTTCTATCCGACGACGGTTGCCTGA
- a CDS encoding HU family DNA-binding protein — translation MNKTELIDHIAQQADISKAAAGRALDAVIAGVKSTLKKGGSVTLVGFGTFAVGKRTARTGRNPRTGAEIKIKAAKVPKFRPGKALKDALN, via the coding sequence ATGAACAAGACGGAATTGATCGATCACATCGCACAGCAAGCCGACATTTCCAAGGCCGCGGCCGGCCGTGCGCTCGATGCAGTGATCGCCGGTGTCAAAAGCACGTTGAAGAAGGGCGGGTCGGTTACGTTGGTCGGGTTCGGTACGTTCGCGGTCGGCAAGCGCACGGCGCGCACCGGACGCAATCCGCGCACGGGCGCCGAAATCAAGATCAAGGCGGCGAAAGTTCCTAAATTTAGGCCTGGCAAAGCGCTGAAGGATGCGCTAAACTAA